From one Scophthalmus maximus strain ysfricsl-2021 chromosome 19, ASM2237912v1, whole genome shotgun sequence genomic stretch:
- the ppp1r3c2b gene encoding protein phosphatase 1 regulatory subunit 3C-B-like isoform X2: MEISTSTVLPVVGFGSKAQSAGLVEIAVMLCLNQRKQLCPHVWVPILKPQRPCIRPQASDQLSSDVCGQSYLAHPLSAFLDEDLDEEVFIPIKNKHVVFADSRGLSLTAVRVFSEEEEHSDLNLLPSLPDLGSTTDDSYSCTVSTCCPGTRLKLGFPQPSADFQAFRAKLAESMVILENCSVSEQALQGTVRVRNISFQKDVRVRITFDSWQSHKDVPCTYLQKRFGGPQTDIFEFDIAIPKVLDAKRKIEFCLHFLPGGESKPFWDNNNGQNYSIAVCVSSHLCRKNLSERA, from the exons ATGGAGATCTCCACGTCAAC CGTCCTGCCAGTGGTTGGCTTCGGGTCAAAGGCCCAGTCAGCTGGTCTCGTGGAGATTGCTGTCATGCTCTGCTTGAACCAGCGTAAACAACTGTGTCCTCACGTTTGGGTTCCCATCCTGAAACCCCAGCGCCCCTGCATCCGCCCTCAGGCGTCGGATCAGCTATCCTCTGACGTCTGCGGCCAGAGTTATTTGGCCCACCCTCTCTCGGCCTTCTTGGACGAGGACTTGGATGAAGAGGTTTTCATCCCAATCAAGAACAAGCACGTGGTTTTCGCCGACTCGAGAGGATTGTCCCTGACAGCTGTGCGGGTGTTTTCCGAAGAAGAGGAGCACTCTGACTTGAACCTCCTGCCATCGCTGCCGGACTTGGGAAGCACGACGGACGACAGCTACAGCTGCACCGTCAGCACGTGCTGCCCAGGAACACGGCTCAAACTTGGCTTCCCGCAGCCCTCCGCAGATTTCCAGGCCTTTCGTGCCAAGCTGGCAGAGAGCATGGTTATCCTGGAGAACTGCAGTGTTTCTGAACAGGCCCTCCAAGGTACCGTCAGAGTCAGGAACATCAGTTTCCAGAAGGACGTGCGTGTGCGCATCACCTTTGACTCGTGGCAGAGCCACAAAGATGTGCCCTGTACATACCTGCAGAAACGCTTCGGCGGGCCACAGACGGACATCTTTGAATTTGACATTGCCATCCCTAAAGTGCTAGATGCCAAAAGGAAGATAGAATTCTGTTTGCATTTCTTACCGGGGGGGGAGAGCAAACCTTTTTGGGACAATAACAATGGGCAGAATTACAgcattgcagtgtgtgtgagctcacaTCTCTGTAGGAAGAATCTAAGTGAAAGGGCATGA
- the ppp1r3c2b gene encoding protein phosphatase 1 regulatory subunit 3C-B-like isoform X1, translating into MEISTSTVFSLASVLPVVGFGSKAQSAGLVEIAVMLCLNQRKQLCPHVWVPILKPQRPCIRPQASDQLSSDVCGQSYLAHPLSAFLDEDLDEEVFIPIKNKHVVFADSRGLSLTAVRVFSEEEEHSDLNLLPSLPDLGSTTDDSYSCTVSTCCPGTRLKLGFPQPSADFQAFRAKLAESMVILENCSVSEQALQGTVRVRNISFQKDVRVRITFDSWQSHKDVPCTYLQKRFGGPQTDIFEFDIAIPKVLDAKRKIEFCLHFLPGGESKPFWDNNNGQNYSIAVCVSSHLCRKNLSERA; encoded by the exons ATGGAGATCTCCACGTCAAC tgttttttctcttgcaaGCGTCCTGCCAGTGGTTGGCTTCGGGTCAAAGGCCCAGTCAGCTGGTCTCGTGGAGATTGCTGTCATGCTCTGCTTGAACCAGCGTAAACAACTGTGTCCTCACGTTTGGGTTCCCATCCTGAAACCCCAGCGCCCCTGCATCCGCCCTCAGGCGTCGGATCAGCTATCCTCTGACGTCTGCGGCCAGAGTTATTTGGCCCACCCTCTCTCGGCCTTCTTGGACGAGGACTTGGATGAAGAGGTTTTCATCCCAATCAAGAACAAGCACGTGGTTTTCGCCGACTCGAGAGGATTGTCCCTGACAGCTGTGCGGGTGTTTTCCGAAGAAGAGGAGCACTCTGACTTGAACCTCCTGCCATCGCTGCCGGACTTGGGAAGCACGACGGACGACAGCTACAGCTGCACCGTCAGCACGTGCTGCCCAGGAACACGGCTCAAACTTGGCTTCCCGCAGCCCTCCGCAGATTTCCAGGCCTTTCGTGCCAAGCTGGCAGAGAGCATGGTTATCCTGGAGAACTGCAGTGTTTCTGAACAGGCCCTCCAAGGTACCGTCAGAGTCAGGAACATCAGTTTCCAGAAGGACGTGCGTGTGCGCATCACCTTTGACTCGTGGCAGAGCCACAAAGATGTGCCCTGTACATACCTGCAGAAACGCTTCGGCGGGCCACAGACGGACATCTTTGAATTTGACATTGCCATCCCTAAAGTGCTAGATGCCAAAAGGAAGATAGAATTCTGTTTGCATTTCTTACCGGGGGGGGAGAGCAAACCTTTTTGGGACAATAACAATGGGCAGAATTACAgcattgcagtgtgtgtgagctcacaTCTCTGTAGGAAGAATCTAAGTGAAAGGGCATGA